From the genome of Sphingomonas sp. HMP6, one region includes:
- a CDS encoding methyltransferase — protein MKLTRPNDNRNWRERWIAWRNRTLADPGFQRFAVRFPLTRGIVRARARTMFDLVAGFTYSQTIAACVELGLLELLAAGPLPLAEIATRLDVPVAGTERLLRAAAALNLTEPLDATRWALGADGAALRGNGGIVEMVAHHRLLYADLADPVGLLRRGGGGGQLAHYWTYAERSGEGDGEDVAAYSRLMAASQPLVAQHIIDSYDFARHRRMLDVGGGEARFVRAVAARVPGLALSMFDLPAVGARAKTALVAEGLGDRVEIFGGSFFEDPLPPGHDLITLVRVLHDHDDAPALALLRAVRAALPPGGTLLIAEPMAGTRGAEPSGDAYFGLYLWAMGSGRPRPADEIRAMLRSAGFASSRVVSTALPLTVRIIVATR, from the coding sequence ATGAAGCTGACCAGACCCAATGACAACAGAAATTGGCGCGAACGCTGGATCGCTTGGCGCAATCGCACTCTGGCCGATCCGGGCTTTCAACGCTTCGCGGTGCGCTTTCCGCTCACGCGCGGGATCGTGCGGGCGCGGGCGCGCACGATGTTCGATTTGGTCGCGGGATTCACCTATTCGCAGACGATTGCGGCGTGCGTCGAGCTCGGGCTGCTCGAGTTGCTGGCAGCGGGGCCCTTGCCGCTCGCGGAGATCGCCACGCGACTCGACGTACCGGTGGCGGGGACCGAGCGTTTGCTGCGTGCAGCAGCGGCGCTCAACCTGACCGAACCGCTCGATGCGACGCGCTGGGCGCTGGGGGCGGATGGCGCGGCGCTGCGCGGTAATGGCGGGATCGTCGAAATGGTCGCGCACCACCGGCTGCTCTACGCCGATCTGGCCGACCCCGTAGGCTTGCTCCGGCGCGGCGGTGGCGGCGGGCAGCTTGCGCACTATTGGACTTATGCGGAGCGGTCGGGCGAGGGGGATGGCGAGGATGTCGCTGCCTATTCACGCTTGATGGCTGCGTCGCAGCCGTTGGTCGCGCAGCATATCATCGACAGCTATGACTTTGCGCGGCATCGCCGGATGCTCGATGTGGGCGGTGGCGAGGCGCGTTTTGTCCGCGCGGTTGCGGCGCGCGTGCCGGGGCTCGCGCTGTCGATGTTCGATCTGCCCGCCGTCGGCGCGCGCGCGAAGACTGCGCTGGTCGCGGAGGGCCTTGGCGACCGAGTCGAAATCTTTGGGGGAAGTTTCTTCGAAGATCCGTTGCCGCCCGGGCATGATCTGATCACGCTGGTGCGCGTGCTGCACGATCATGACGACGCCCCCGCGCTTGCCTTGCTGCGCGCGGTGCGTGCCGCCTTGCCGCCGGGCGGTACGCTGCTGATCGCCGAGCCGATGGCGGGAACGCGCGGGGCGGAGCCGTCGGGCGATGCCTATTTCGGCCTGTATCTGTGGGCGATGGGGTCGGGTCGGCCCCGCCCCGCCGACGAAATTCGCGCGATGCTGCGAAGCGCGGGTTTTGCTTCGTCGCGAGTCGTATCCACCGCCTTGCCGCTCACCGTACGGATCATTGTCGCGACGCGTTGA
- a CDS encoding ATP-binding protein, which yields MRVSFPFSAIVGQDEMKLALLLAAVDARIGGVMVFGDRGTGKSTAVRALAALLPPVSAALAGFHAEGAPPPPAKATVPVPFVDLPLGATEDRVVGALDLERALGAGVKAFEPGLLARANGGFLYIDEVNLLEDHIVDLLLDVAASGENVVEREGLSVRHPARFVLVGSGNPEEGELRPQLLDRFGLSVEVRTPQDLASRVEILKRCDAFERTPADFADTWRAAEKKTLKQIARGRAGLAKVAMSDAMLARASGLCMAVGADGLRGELTLMRAARALAALDGKTEVTPDHIARVAPLALRHRLRRGVLDETGSTVRIERALDELAAA from the coding sequence ATGCGTGTGTCTTTCCCCTTCTCCGCCATCGTCGGCCAGGACGAAATGAAACTGGCGCTGCTGCTCGCCGCGGTCGATGCGCGGATCGGCGGCGTGATGGTGTTCGGCGATCGCGGCACGGGCAAATCGACCGCGGTGCGCGCGCTGGCGGCGTTGTTGCCGCCGGTCTCCGCCGCGCTTGCGGGCTTCCATGCCGAAGGTGCGCCACCGCCGCCCGCAAAGGCAACAGTGCCGGTGCCGTTCGTCGATCTGCCGCTCGGCGCGACCGAGGATCGCGTGGTCGGCGCGCTCGATCTCGAACGCGCGCTGGGGGCGGGGGTCAAGGCGTTCGAGCCGGGCCTGCTCGCGCGCGCCAATGGCGGGTTCCTCTATATCGACGAGGTCAATCTGCTCGAGGACCATATCGTCGATCTGCTGCTCGATGTTGCGGCGTCGGGCGAAAATGTCGTCGAGCGCGAGGGGCTTTCGGTGCGACATCCGGCGCGCTTCGTTTTGGTTGGCAGCGGCAATCCCGAAGAGGGCGAGCTGCGCCCGCAATTGCTCGATCGCTTCGGCCTGTCGGTCGAGGTGCGCACGCCGCAGGATCTCGCGAGCAGGGTGGAAATCCTGAAACGCTGCGACGCGTTCGAACGGACGCCGGCGGACTTCGCCGATACGTGGCGCGCGGCCGAGAAGAAGACGCTGAAACAGATCGCGCGCGGGCGGGCGGGCCTTGCCAAGGTCGCGATGTCCGACGCGATGCTGGCGCGGGCATCCGGCCTGTGCATGGCGGTAGGAGCCGATGGGCTGCGCGGCGAATTGACGCTGATGCGCGCGGCGCGGGCGCTCGCGGCGCTCGACGGCAAGACCGAGGTCACGCCCGACCATATCGCGCGCGTCGCACCGCTTGCGCTGCGCCACCGTTTGCGGCGCGGGGTGCTCGACGAAACCGGGTCGACCGTCCGGATCGAGCGCGCGTTGGACGAACTGGCGGCGGCGTGA
- the crtD gene encoding 1-hydroxycarotenoid 3,4-desaturase CrtD, with protein sequence MQRDTAIVIGAGVGGLTSAALLAARGLDVTVVEAADAPGGKMRQVAAGSAQIDGGPTVFTMRDVFDGIFDACGASLDEYVTLRPTARLARHAWGDARLDLFADRDESAEAIGAFAGPAEARGYRAFCAEAQQVFTGLDRPFMRSQRTTPFGLAWKMGLANPRDLVTKRPFETLWKALGDHFRDPRLRQLFGRYATYCGSSPFQCPATLMLIAHVEASGVWLLDGGMHALARALEALAVRGGARFRYGAPVREIVIEQGRATGVVLASGERLNAASIVCNADPAAIADGRFGTAASAAVPQTDRAARSLGAMVWTAQSQTSGFPLLHHNVIFSDDYAAEFEQLAANRLPETPTVYVCAQDRDGAGNGPAGPERLQILVNAPPIGDGPGFSQAEIDQCQVRMLENLARAGLLVELSPAATTLTTPMGFEALFPSTGGALYGRASHGWAASFRRPGARTRIPGLYCAGGSTHPGAGVPMAALSGGLAVDILLKDLGSTYRSTRTAMPGGISTPSATPRDPMAGATGSRSSPLSAASSRPITS encoded by the coding sequence ATGCAACGCGACACGGCCATCGTCATCGGCGCAGGGGTTGGCGGTCTGACCAGCGCCGCGCTGCTCGCCGCACGTGGGCTGGACGTCACGGTGGTCGAAGCGGCGGACGCCCCCGGCGGAAAGATGCGGCAAGTCGCGGCGGGATCCGCGCAGATCGACGGTGGCCCGACCGTCTTCACGATGCGCGACGTGTTCGACGGAATCTTCGACGCCTGCGGCGCATCGCTCGATGAGTATGTGACGCTACGCCCGACCGCGCGGCTCGCCCGCCATGCCTGGGGCGATGCCAGGCTCGATCTGTTCGCCGACCGCGACGAAAGCGCCGAGGCGATTGGTGCCTTTGCCGGCCCGGCGGAAGCGCGCGGCTACCGCGCATTTTGCGCCGAGGCGCAGCAAGTCTTCACCGGGCTCGACCGCCCCTTCATGCGCAGCCAGCGGACGACGCCGTTCGGGCTCGCCTGGAAAATGGGCCTCGCCAATCCGCGCGACCTGGTCACCAAACGCCCGTTCGAAACATTGTGGAAGGCGCTCGGCGATCATTTCCGCGATCCGCGCCTGCGGCAGCTGTTCGGGCGCTACGCCACGTATTGCGGCTCCTCGCCGTTCCAATGCCCCGCCACGCTGATGCTGATCGCGCATGTCGAGGCGAGCGGCGTGTGGCTGCTCGACGGCGGGATGCACGCGCTCGCCCGCGCGCTTGAGGCGCTGGCGGTGCGCGGCGGCGCACGCTTCCGCTATGGCGCGCCGGTCCGCGAAATCGTGATCGAACAGGGCCGCGCCACCGGCGTCGTGCTGGCCAGCGGCGAGCGGCTGAACGCAGCGTCGATCGTCTGCAATGCCGATCCCGCTGCGATCGCCGATGGCCGGTTTGGTACAGCAGCCAGCGCCGCCGTCCCGCAGACCGATCGCGCGGCGCGCTCGCTCGGCGCGATGGTCTGGACAGCACAGTCGCAAACCAGCGGCTTCCCGCTGCTCCATCACAATGTTATCTTCTCGGACGATTATGCGGCAGAGTTCGAACAGCTCGCCGCCAATCGCCTCCCCGAAACGCCGACCGTCTATGTTTGCGCGCAGGACCGCGATGGCGCGGGCAACGGCCCGGCTGGGCCTGAGCGCTTGCAGATACTCGTCAACGCCCCGCCGATTGGCGACGGCCCCGGATTTAGCCAAGCGGAGATCGACCAATGCCAAGTCCGGATGCTGGAGAATTTGGCGCGGGCCGGGCTCTTGGTGGAGCTCTCTCCGGCGGCAACGACGCTTACGACGCCGATGGGGTTCGAAGCGCTGTTCCCCTCGACGGGTGGAGCCCTTTATGGACGGGCCTCGCACGGATGGGCGGCGTCCTTCCGTCGGCCCGGCGCCCGGACACGGATCCCTGGTCTTTATTGCGCGGGCGGGAGCACGCACCCGGGCGCCGGCGTCCCGATGGCAGCACTCAGCGGCGGCCTAGCCGTCGATATCCTGCTCAAGGACCTCGGTTCGACGTACAGGTCGACGCGAACGGCTATGCCTGGTGGTATATCGACGCCTTCAGCGACGCCACGGGACCCGATGGCGGGCGCTACGGGCTCACGATCATCGCCTTTATCGGCAGCGTCTTCTCGCCCTATTACAAGCTGA
- the bchO gene encoding alpha/beta fold hydrolase BchO has translation MSTPDWGREGRDWPNRTLSRFVETERMRWHVQMAGSGPVMLLLHGTGAATHSWRDLLPLLAEHFTVVAPDLPGHGFTTGRPSGGLSMVGMARAVGALMTKLDLAPAVVVGHSAGAAIALRMLLDGLATPKAVIGLNPALMPFPGLAAKLFPTLARMLFVNPFAPHIFAAMARGPGEAAGFLERSTGSRIDAAGVDFYRRLFATSDHCAGALTMMAAWDLETLSRDLARIRVPVLFVHGSSDAAIPLTSVNAAAALIPGIRVEVLPDLGHLAHEERPDAVARLIGDFARAV, from the coding sequence ATGAGCACGCCCGACTGGGGCCGCGAAGGCCGCGACTGGCCCAACCGCACCCTCAGCCGCTTCGTCGAGACCGAACGGATGCGCTGGCACGTTCAGATGGCGGGGTCCGGGCCGGTCATGCTGCTGCTCCACGGCACGGGGGCGGCGACGCATAGCTGGCGCGATCTGCTGCCGCTGCTGGCCGAGCATTTCACCGTCGTTGCGCCCGATTTGCCGGGGCATGGGTTTACCACCGGGCGTCCATCCGGCGGGTTGTCGATGGTCGGCATGGCGCGCGCGGTCGGCGCGTTGATGACCAAGCTCGATCTGGCCCCCGCTGTGGTCGTCGGGCATTCCGCTGGGGCGGCGATCGCGCTGCGCATGCTGCTCGACGGTCTTGCCACGCCGAAGGCCGTGATCGGCCTCAACCCGGCGTTGATGCCGTTCCCGGGCCTTGCCGCAAAACTCTTCCCGACGCTCGCGCGGATGCTGTTCGTGAATCCGTTCGCGCCGCACATTTTTGCCGCGATGGCGCGCGGGCCGGGCGAGGCAGCGGGCTTCCTGGAGCGCAGCACGGGGTCGCGAATCGATGCGGCGGGCGTGGATTTCTACCGGCGGCTGTTCGCGACCTCGGACCATTGCGCAGGCGCTCTGACGATGATGGCGGCGTGGGACCTTGAAACGCTGTCGCGCGATTTGGCGCGTATCCGCGTGCCGGTGCTGTTCGTACACGGGTCGAGCGATGCGGCGATTCCGCTGACTTCGGTGAACGCGGCGGCAGCGTTGATTCCGGGCATCCGAGTCGAGGTGCTGCCCGACCTTGGCCACCTTGCGCATGAGGAACGGCCCGATGCGGTCGCGCGGCTGATCGGCGATTTTGCGCGGGCGGTTTAG
- a CDS encoding cytochrome c-type biogenesis protein translates to MKWFAFLLLAPLLALAAPAFADSNQPPAPLANVQLKDPAKEAQAQALMLTLRCVVCQGQSIADSNAEMAGDMRSLVRTRIQAGESAQSIRDWLIARYGDYVSYDPPLSATTAPLWIAPLALLVIGAWLARASFKRRRTS, encoded by the coding sequence TGTTGCTGGCCCCGTTGCTAGCGTTGGCGGCGCCAGCCTTCGCCGATAGCAATCAGCCGCCGGCACCGCTCGCCAATGTGCAGTTAAAGGACCCGGCCAAGGAAGCGCAGGCGCAGGCGCTGATGCTCACGCTGCGCTGCGTGGTGTGTCAGGGCCAGTCGATCGCCGACAGCAATGCCGAAATGGCGGGCGACATGCGATCCTTGGTGCGGACGCGGATCCAGGCCGGGGAAAGCGCGCAGTCGATCCGCGACTGGCTGATCGCGCGCTATGGCGATTATGTCAGCTATGATCCGCCACTCAGCGCGACGACCGCGCCGCTGTGGATCGCGCCGCTGGCCTTGCTGGTCATCGGCGCGTGGCTGGCGCGGGCAAGTTTCAAGCGGCGGCGCACATCATGA
- a CDS encoding hydratase, whose amino-acid sequence MSMTGPRGKAWAMTERPSTSVTRDADHLAIGPSSLHWDGEVLVIDIAETSAPLPYPVRGQVRVYPEMIGTTGFYLDPAGKHRWHPVAPRARVEVEMSHPGVSWTGGGYFDSNFGEEPLEAGFDDWHWSRAHLKNDVAVLYEGRRADGTPFDLALRMDRQGNWTDVAPPPTARLARTGWLIDRLTRADTGCQPKLVKTWVDAPFYARSAIDTRLFGEDVRAVHESLSLGRFRSPIVQSMLTMRMPRATR is encoded by the coding sequence GTGTCGATGACCGGGCCGCGCGGCAAGGCGTGGGCGATGACCGAACGCCCGAGCACCAGCGTCACGCGCGATGCCGATCATCTCGCGATCGGCCCGAGTTCGCTGCATTGGGACGGCGAAGTCCTGGTGATCGATATCGCCGAGACCTCCGCCCCGCTCCCCTATCCGGTGCGCGGGCAAGTCCGCGTCTATCCCGAAATGATTGGCACCACCGGCTTTTACCTCGATCCGGCGGGCAAGCATCGCTGGCATCCGGTCGCGCCGCGCGCGCGCGTCGAAGTCGAAATGAGTCACCCCGGCGTGAGCTGGACGGGCGGCGGCTATTTCGATTCGAACTTCGGCGAGGAACCGCTCGAGGCGGGCTTCGACGATTGGCATTGGTCGCGCGCGCATCTCAAGAACGATGTGGCGGTGCTGTACGAGGGCCGCCGCGCAGATGGCACGCCGTTCGATCTGGCGCTCAGGATGGACCGGCAAGGCAATTGGACCGATGTCGCCCCGCCGCCGACCGCGCGGCTTGCGCGCACCGGCTGGCTGATCGACCGCCTCACCCGCGCCGACACCGGCTGTCAGCCGAAGTTGGTCAAGACCTGGGTCGACGCACCGTTCTACGCGCGCTCGGCAATCGACACGCGGCTGTTCGGTGAAGACGTGCGCGCCGTGCATGAAAGTCTGTCGCTCGGGCGCTTTCGCTCACCGATCGTCCAGTCGATGCTCACCATGCGCATGCCTCGCGCCACGCGCTGA
- a CDS encoding tetratricopeptide repeat protein: MNLLILILIGIAAAAGLWALGVSRRLWSIAGAALMLGAAGFALQSQAHQPGKPTAADVTPITVDPGMVAFREAVFAPSREDSLALATADSRLQSGDAHAAAEGLRAEIARRPNDAVLWSGLGYVLALHDGAVSPAAKFAFRRALTLAPGTPGPTFFLGMAYVDAGDFAAARPLWAAALAATPQDAPYRSDIADRLGAVDQFLKMSAAQRAAGITP, translated from the coding sequence ATGAATCTGCTGATCCTCATCCTGATCGGGATCGCTGCGGCGGCGGGCCTGTGGGCGCTCGGGGTTTCGCGGCGCTTGTGGTCGATTGCAGGTGCCGCGCTGATGCTCGGCGCGGCGGGGTTCGCGCTGCAAAGCCAGGCGCACCAGCCGGGCAAGCCGACCGCGGCCGATGTCACGCCGATCACGGTCGATCCCGGCATGGTCGCGTTTCGCGAAGCGGTGTTTGCGCCGTCGCGCGAGGATAGCCTCGCGCTGGCCACTGCCGATTCGCGGCTCCAGTCGGGCGATGCGCATGCGGCGGCCGAAGGGCTGCGCGCCGAAATCGCACGGCGACCGAACGATGCGGTGCTGTGGAGCGGCCTTGGGTACGTCCTCGCTTTGCATGATGGCGCGGTGTCGCCCGCCGCCAAATTCGCCTTTCGCCGCGCGCTGACGCTGGCGCCGGGAACGCCGGGTCCGACCTTTTTCCTCGGCATGGCCTATGTCGATGCGGGCGATTTCGCGGCGGCGCGGCCGCTCTGGGCGGCGGCCCTTGCCGCGACGCCCCAGGATGCGCCCTATCGCAGCGACATTGCCGATCGGCTCGGCGCGGTCGATCAGTTCTTGAAAATGTCCGCCGCGCAGCGCGCCGCCGGAATCACGCCCTAA
- a CDS encoding chlorophyllide a reductase iron protein subunit X has protein sequence MTMLDLGSLRDEAHQEPDPVHTGPITKETQIIAIYGKGGSGKSFALANLSYMMAQQGKRVLLIGCDPKSDTTSLLFGGKSTPTIIETSSKKKLAGEEIGIEDVCFQRDGVFAMELGGPEVGRGCGGRGIIHGFETLEKLGFHEWGFDYVLLDFLGDVVCGGFGLPIARDMCQKVIVVASNDLQSLYVANNVCKAVEYFRKMGGNVGVAGMILNKDDGTGEANAFAEAVGIPVLCAIPANEDIRKKSANYQIIGKPGGEWASLFEELAENVATAPPLRPAPLDQDGLLGLFSADITGADYSLKPASQADMRGVAYVTKPTLEVVYDAV, from the coding sequence ATGACGATGTTAGATCTCGGCTCGCTGCGCGATGAAGCGCATCAGGAGCCCGATCCCGTCCACACCGGGCCGATCACCAAAGAAACGCAGATCATCGCGATCTACGGCAAGGGCGGCAGCGGCAAATCGTTCGCGCTGGCCAATCTCAGCTACATGATGGCGCAACAAGGCAAGCGCGTGCTGCTGATCGGGTGCGACCCGAAGAGCGACACCACGTCGTTGCTGTTCGGCGGCAAATCGACCCCGACGATCATCGAGACGTCGAGCAAGAAGAAGCTGGCCGGCGAAGAAATCGGCATCGAGGACGTCTGCTTCCAGCGCGACGGCGTGTTCGCGATGGAGCTCGGCGGGCCAGAGGTCGGTCGCGGTTGCGGCGGGCGCGGAATCATCCATGGGTTCGAGACGCTCGAAAAACTGGGCTTCCACGAATGGGGCTTCGACTACGTCCTGCTCGATTTCCTGGGCGACGTGGTGTGCGGCGGCTTCGGCCTGCCGATCGCGCGCGACATGTGCCAGAAGGTGATCGTCGTCGCATCGAACGACCTGCAATCGCTCTATGTTGCCAACAACGTCTGCAAGGCGGTTGAATATTTCCGCAAGATGGGCGGCAATGTCGGTGTCGCCGGCATGATCCTGAACAAGGATGACGGCACTGGCGAGGCGAATGCGTTCGCCGAAGCGGTCGGCATTCCGGTATTGTGTGCGATCCCCGCCAATGAGGATATCCGAAAGAAGAGCGCGAATTACCAGATCATCGGAAAACCCGGTGGCGAATGGGCGTCGTTGTTCGAGGAGCTCGCCGAAAACGTCGCCACCGCCCCGCCGCTGCGCCCCGCGCCGCTCGATCAGGACGGGCTGCTCGGGCTGTTCTCGGCCGATATCACGGGTGCGGATTACTCGCTCAAGCCGGCCAGTCAGGCGGATATGCGCGGCGTCGCCTATGTGACGAAGCCGACCCTCGAAGTCGTGTACGACGCGGTCTGA
- the bchC gene encoding chlorophyll synthesis pathway protein BchC yields METLAVVLEAPERLALRALSLTALGTADVLIEVAHSGISSGTEKLLWSGKMPTFPGMGYPLVPGYESVGRIVDAGAEVRGRIGEWVFVPGANCYEGARGLFGGTAQRVVMPSARALPVAESLGRDGILTALAATAYHAVVGGKVPDLVIGHGIVGRLVARIAVALGAPAPTVWETNADRRDGTGYAVIDPATDERRDYATICDASGAPEILDMLVPRLSKGGEIVLAGFYDRLSFAFPPAFMREARMRISAEFTPADVAATNALVASGALRLDGLISHVRPASEAADAYPAAFGDPTCLKMVLDWSHV; encoded by the coding sequence GTGGAAACACTGGCGGTAGTGTTGGAGGCTCCGGAGCGGCTGGCGCTTCGCGCACTTTCGCTCACCGCGCTGGGCACTGCCGACGTGCTGATCGAGGTCGCGCATAGCGGCATCAGTTCAGGCACCGAAAAGCTTCTCTGGTCGGGCAAGATGCCGACCTTCCCCGGCATGGGTTATCCGCTGGTGCCGGGCTACGAATCGGTCGGCCGAATCGTCGATGCCGGTGCCGAAGTGCGCGGGCGGATCGGCGAGTGGGTCTTCGTTCCCGGTGCGAATTGTTACGAAGGCGCGCGTGGCCTGTTCGGTGGTACGGCGCAGCGGGTCGTGATGCCCTCGGCACGGGCTTTGCCGGTCGCCGAATCGCTTGGCCGCGACGGCATTCTGACCGCGCTTGCCGCCACTGCCTATCACGCGGTCGTCGGTGGCAAGGTGCCCGATCTGGTGATCGGCCACGGCATCGTCGGCCGGCTGGTCGCGCGGATCGCCGTCGCGCTGGGTGCGCCCGCGCCGACTGTGTGGGAAACCAATGCCGATCGCCGCGACGGCACCGGCTATGCGGTGATCGACCCAGCTACGGACGAACGCCGCGATTATGCGACGATCTGCGACGCCAGCGGCGCGCCCGAGATCCTCGACATGCTCGTGCCGCGGCTCAGCAAGGGCGGCGAGATCGTGCTGGCGGGTTTCTACGATCGGCTGAGCTTCGCGTTTCCGCCCGCCTTCATGCGCGAAGCACGGATGCGCATTTCCGCCGAATTCACCCCCGCCGATGTGGCTGCTACCAATGCGCTGGTCGCATCGGGCGCGCTGCGGCTCGACGGACTGATCAGTCACGTCCGCCCCGCGAGCGAAGCGGCCGACGCCTATCCCGCTGCCTTCGGCGACCCGACTTGCCTGAAAATGGTACTCGATTGGAGTCACGTATGA
- a CDS encoding magnesium chelatase subunit D encodes MLAARLCAFDPVGLGGMILRGGGELRDAVVAALRDDLPEAAPVRRIPAHVDDDALLGGLDLGATLALGRPVRQAGVLAAADGGLVVLPMAERMSDATAARIASVLDAGMVEDAPVRVTVLALDDGVEEEEPPHALVERLAFRIDLSDCRSPAQAGAELGDFDDHPSRSPTEASALGPRPSPGKEVGTRLEDGEVLATLAAASLALGIDSARAPLFALRTARAAAAIDGRSAMSDDDVILAVRLVLGPRATRFPAPPEAEQEAPEDAPPPPPPPESDSGEEEQGEPKPPEDVVLEAALASLPRDVLEKLAAGRGRRRAGAARGKGERRKSMQRGRPMSARAGVPRGGLRLSLIDTLRAAAPWQNLRDRGDGPIRIRRDDLRIRRFETRAETLTIFAVDASGSAAAARLAEAKGAVELLLAEAYVKRAQVALVAFRGTTAEILLPPTRSLTRARRALAELPGGGGTPLSIGLDAARDLAEAARARGRTPFIVVLTDGRANIAADGTTVRKRAEQDAETAARAIGQAGIGAAFVDTSARPRPEGARLALAMGARYLPLPRADAATMHRAVAAVQAA; translated from the coding sequence ATGCTGGCGGCGCGGCTGTGCGCGTTCGATCCGGTCGGCCTTGGCGGCATGATCCTGCGCGGCGGCGGCGAACTGCGCGACGCGGTTGTCGCAGCACTTCGGGACGATTTGCCGGAAGCGGCTCCGGTCCGGCGCATTCCGGCGCATGTCGATGACGATGCGTTGCTCGGCGGGCTCGATCTCGGCGCGACACTCGCGCTCGGGCGGCCGGTGCGGCAGGCAGGCGTGCTGGCGGCGGCGGATGGCGGGCTGGTGGTGCTGCCGATGGCGGAGCGGATGAGCGATGCGACGGCGGCACGAATCGCGTCGGTGCTCGATGCGGGCATGGTCGAGGATGCGCCGGTGCGGGTGACGGTCTTGGCGCTCGATGATGGGGTCGAGGAGGAGGAGCCGCCGCACGCGCTGGTCGAGCGGTTGGCGTTCCGGATCGATCTTTCTGATTGCCGTTCCCCGGCGCAGGCCGGGGCCGAGTTGGGCGACTTCGATGATCATCCGTCGCGCTCGCCAACCGAAGCCTCCGCTCTTGGGCCTCGGCCTTCGCCGGGGAAGGAAGTGGGGACGCGGCTTGAGGATGGAGAAGTGCTGGCCACCCTCGCTGCGGCGTCGCTTGCGCTCGGGATCGATTCGGCGCGTGCGCCCTTGTTTGCGCTGCGTACCGCGCGTGCGGCGGCGGCGATCGACGGACGCAGCGCGATGTCCGACGATGACGTGATTCTCGCGGTGCGGCTGGTGCTCGGGCCGCGCGCGACGCGCTTTCCGGCGCCGCCCGAGGCGGAACAGGAAGCGCCCGAGGACGCGCCGCCCCCACCGCCTCCGCCCGAAAGTGATTCGGGCGAAGAGGAGCAAGGCGAACCCAAACCCCCCGAGGATGTCGTGCTCGAAGCCGCGCTCGCGTCGCTGCCGCGCGACGTGCTCGAAAAGCTCGCCGCGGGGCGCGGTCGGCGGCGCGCGGGGGCGGCGCGGGGCAAGGGCGAGCGGCGCAAATCGATGCAGCGCGGGCGGCCGATGAGCGCGCGCGCTGGGGTGCCGCGCGGGGGGCTGCGGCTCAGCCTGATCGACACGCTACGCGCCGCGGCGCCGTGGCAGAATTTGCGCGACCGTGGCGACGGGCCGATTCGCATCCGCCGCGACGATTTGCGGATTCGCCGATTCGAGACGCGCGCGGAAACGCTGACGATCTTTGCGGTCGATGCGTCGGGATCGGCGGCGGCGGCGCGGCTGGCCGAGGCGAAGGGCGCGGTCGAATTGTTGCTGGCCGAGGCGTATGTGAAGCGCGCGCAAGTCGCGCTGGTGGCGTTTCGCGGGACCACCGCCGAGATTCTCTTGCCGCCGACGCGCTCGCTGACGCGCGCGCGCCGCGCGCTGGCGGAATTGCCGGGGGGCGGGGGCACGCCGCTGTCGATCGGGCTCGACGCCGCGCGAGACCTCGCCGAGGCGGCGCGGGCACGCGGGCGCACGCCATTCATCGTCGTGCTGACCGACGGCCGCGCCAATATCGCTGCCGATGGTACGACCGTCCGAAAGCGCGCCGAGCAGGATGCCGAGACGGCCGCGCGCGCAATCGGCCAGGCCGGGATCGGCGCGGCCTTCGTCGATACGTCGGCGCGGCCCCGGCCCGAGGGCGCGCGACTCGCGCTGGCGATGGGCGCGCGCTATCTGCCGCTGCCGCGCGCCGATGCGGCGACGATGCACCGGGCAGTTGCGGCGGTTCAGGCGGCATGA